TCTTTAACTTCTCCGCAGAATAAGCAAGATGGTTGATATTTCTTTAGAATAATTTCATCACTGTTAACATATATTTCTAAAGCATCCTTGATTTCGATATCTAAAGTTCTTCTTAATTCTATAGGGATAACTATTCTCCCTAACTCGTCAACTTTTCTTACAATTCCTGTTGATTTCATGTACTTTTCCTCCTAATATTTCTAAATTCGACAATTACCACATGTATAATAACATTACTAGCAATAAAAGTCAATATTTTATTAAACCACATTTAATAAAATTGCAAATTGTTATTTGATTAATAATTTTTGATAATAGTTGCAAACTAATATATAAATGGTATAATATATAAATGCAAACCATTTGCAA
Above is a genomic segment from Clostridium bornimense containing:
- a CDS encoding AbrB/MazE/SpoVT family DNA-binding domain-containing protein — translated: MKSTGIVRKVDELGRIVIPIELRRTLDIEIKDALEIYVNSDEIILKKYQPSCLFCGEVKDVENFKGKKICHSCLQDIKENI